A stretch of Miscanthus floridulus cultivar M001 chromosome 13, ASM1932011v1, whole genome shotgun sequence DNA encodes these proteins:
- the LOC136500105 gene encoding uncharacterized protein, with product MSTSEATATAGTTAAAPEADEVANHPKRKSSDIGWEWGRLCDPNDKSKVKCLLCGHESAGINRLKQHLAHRGTSIVKCQKVPEEVKQKCIKNLDEIAKKKKDKQQHDKEVRENVQLAIGEEEGTKVLSLAGSSSMPRKLGPMDKFTHPIDPKLSSAEAKRQQNINEALWKERTHQVQQYVAKWVYTHAIPFNACDNDEFKEMVEAIGQFGLGFQPPTQHDLWGKLLEEEYARTKSLLQDREDEKIKHGCSIMTDAWTDMKRRCIMNLCTNTSEGTTFIKSKEMSDVSHTSEVIYELVDKAIEDVGAENVVQIVTDNASNNMGAKTLLHLKRPNIFWTSCATHTINLMLQGISNLAKFKKIIDLAKSFTIFVYGHHRTLACLRSFTLKREIIRPGVTRFATTYITLQSMMEKKDCLRKMVVDSKWYDLLEVKSKKVKDATATVLNIQFWRNVSLCLKVFEPLVKVLRLVDGDVKPSMGYVYGELLKAKREIKEAFGNVEKNYRDVMAIVDKKMKDRLDSPLHVAAYMLNPYYSYGNPAIFNDPTVVENFMHCVETFYCGDDDKAYRAVNVDLEIFQKRQGNFSKKMARSCERFEFNPAQGFFFEGGDAHALVVFRDEEDEGEMPETEIPWSVLEDAMGTNEQLQPRRSARVAREVNEEEWESESEDPDYQDDDIAYEDDEDEEAILNFTTFVE from the exons ATGTCGACTTCTGAAGCTACAGCTACTGCTGGTACTACAGCAGCGGCTCCAGAAGCCGACGAGGTTGCCAACCACCCAAAGAGGAAATCATCTGATATAGGCTGGGAGTGGGGGCGTCTCTGTGATCCCAATGACAAGAGCAAAGTCAAGTGTCTTCTTTGTGGCCATGAGAGTGCAGGAATTAATCGCCTTAAGCAGCATCTTGCTCATAGAGGCACATCTATAGTGAAGTGCCAAAAAGTTCCTGAGGAAGTTAAGCAAAAGTGCATTAAGAATCTTGATGAAATagcaaagaagaagaaagataagcAGCAACATGATAAAGAGGTTAGGGAGAATGTGCAACTTGCAATAGGTGAAGAGGAAGGGACAAAAGTTTTGTCACTTGCTGGAAGCTCAAGTATGCCTCGCAAGCTAGGACCCATGGACAAATTTACACATCCCATTGATCCCAAGTTAAGCAGTGCTGAAGCTAAGAGGCAACAAAACATAAATGAAGCACTTTGGAAAGAGAGAACACACCAAGTGCAGCAATATGTTGCTAAATGGGTGTATACACATG CTATTCCATTCAATGCTTGTGATAATGATGAGTTCAAGGAAATGGTTGAAGCTATTGGTCAATTTGGTCTTGGTTTCCAACCTCCAACTCAACATGATCTTTGGGGTAAATTGTTGGAAGAGGAGTATGCAAGAACCAAGAGCTTGCTACAAGACCGTGAAGATGAGAAGATTAAGCATGGCTGCTCCATCATGACTGATGCTTGGACAGATATGAAGAGAAGATGTATTATGAACCTATGCACAAATACTAGTGAGGGCACAACTTTTATCAAGTCAAAGGAGATGTCAGATGTGTCACACACTAGTGAAGTTATATATGAGCTCGTTGACAAGGCAATTGAGGATGTAGGTGCTGAAAATGTGGTGCAAATTGTGACAGATAATGCTTCTAACAACATGGGAGCAAAGACATTGCTCCACCTCAAGAGGCCAAACATATTTTGGACTTCTTGTGCAACTCATACCATCAATCTGATGCTGCAAGGTATTAGcaaccttgcaaaattcaagaaGATAATTGATCTAGCAAAATCATTCACTATCTTTGTCTATGGTCACCACCGAACCTTGGCATGTTTGAGGTCCTTCACCTTGAAGAGAGAAATCATAAGGCCAGGGGTAACCAGATTTGCTACAACCTATATTACACTGCAAAGTATGATGGAAAAGAAGGATTGTCTAAGAAAGATGGTGGTTGACTCCAAGTGGTATGACTTGCTTGAAGTGAAGTCCAAAAAGGTCAAGGATGCTACAGCCACGGTGTTGAACATACAATTTTGGAGAAATGTGTCCCTTTGTTTGAAGGTCTTTGAGCCCTTGGTGAAAGTTCTACGTTTGGTTGATGGGGATGTGAAGCCATCTATGGGTTATGTGTATGGAGAACTTCTCAAGGCAAAGAGGGAGATCAAGGAGGCATTTGGAAATGTGGAAAAGAACTACAGAGATGTGATGGCTATTGTTGACAAGAAGATGAAAGATAGGCTTGATTCTCCATTGCATGTGGCTGCATATATGCTGAATCCATACTATAGTTATGGTAATCCAGCAATCTTCAATGATCCAACTGTAGTGGAAAATTTCATGCATTGTGTGGAGACCTTTTATTGTGGTGATGATGATAAGGCATATAGGGCTGTTAATGTGGACTTGGAAATATTCCAAAAGAGACAAGGAAACTTCTCAAAGAAGATGGCAAGGAGCTGCGAACGCTTCGAGTTCAATCCGG CCCAAGGATTTTTCTTTGAGGGAGGGGATGCTCATGCATTGGTTGTCTTTAGGGATGAGGAAGATGAGGGAGAAATGCCGGAGACAGAGATACCATGGAGTGTCCTTGAAGATGCAATGGGAACTAATGAACAACTTCAACCTCGAAGGAGTGCAAGAGTGGCTAGAGAGGTGAATGAAGAAGAGTGGGAATCTGAATCTGAAGATCCTGATTATCAAGATGATGACATtgcctatgaggatgatgaggatgaagaagCAATTCTAAATTTCACTACATTTGTGGAGTGA